The Cloacibacillus sp. An23 genome segment GTAATCGACGCGGGCCACGGCGGCCACGACCCGGGCGCGTCGGCCAACAAGGTACGCGAAAAGGACGTTAACCTCAAGGCCGCAGTGCAGCTCGGCAAGATACTGAAGGAGCGCGGCGTCGACGCGCGCCTGACGCGCAGCACGGACGTATACCTCAAGCTCGCGGAGCGCACCGCCTTCGCGAACAAGAACAACGCCGACGTCTTCATCAGCCTGCACTGCAACTCCATGCCAAAGGGGCACAGCAAAGTCGCCGGCTTCGAGATATACATCATGGCCCTGCCATCCGACAAGGACGCGATGAACCTAGCCATAGTTGAAAACAGGGAAATATCCGGCGACGCCCACAGCGCGGCGGAGATACAGAAGGCCGACAAAAAGACTCAGCTCCTGCTCAAAATCCTAGGCGACATGCAGCAGAACAACAAGATAGGCGAAAGCACCGCGCTCACCGAGGTGCTCAACGCGAGAGCAAAGAAATCCGGCCTGCCGATGCGCAAGGTCGCGCAGGCGCCGTTCTTCGTGCTGCGGGGCGCGGCGATGCCGGCCGTCCTCGTCGAGATGGGCTACCTGACGAACGCGGCGGAGGCCCAGCGCCTCAACACGGCGGCATACCGCGACAAGATATGCCGCAGCCTCGCCGACGGCATAATAGAGTACATAGAGACGCACCGCGCACAGTAGCGCGGAAGTCCCGCGCCTGCGACACGCGCGGGACGTTTTTGGCATATAATACGAAACCGCCGCGAAAGCGGACACCGCCATTGGGGGACGACGAATGAGAGAACCGGAAGAAAGACAGCGCCATTTTGTGATACGCGACAAGAAGGACGAAAACTACGACCAGCCGGCGGTGCGCCGCCGCGGCCTGATGCGCGAGGAAGAGGACGAACGCGGCGAACAGGACGAAAAGCCCCGCAAGCCGCGCGCGCGCCGCACTCTGCGCGAGCGCGAAATGGAGGAGGAGGAAGAGGCGCGTTCGCTGCGCGGCGGCCGCAGGCGCAAAGCGATGAAGCGCGCAGACTTCGACGACGAAGACGATTACGAGGATGACGACGACTACAGCCGCCCGCGCGCGCCGAAAATCGTACGCATATTCGCGTGGATAGCGCTCGTCGTC includes the following:
- a CDS encoding N-acetylmuramoyl-L-alanine amidase, whose amino-acid sequence is MAALSALLLFALPAFAEERIELWNGGIKKGAVSTRMNGTIREMAIDEVVSALGFAPKKDGTSLIVTMDGKKIEFWNGSNIVRAAGTIISFSTPVVTQDGHWWGEGRGLLSAFGQFYKAIGQKADFRWGAVSAAAAAPAPKKQAQPKPKPAEQTKKAEPAKKTQTEPAPQKAGPKQEAKAPAQTQTQAPAPKVKSNRKPIVVIDAGHGGHDPGASANKVREKDVNLKAAVQLGKILKERGVDARLTRSTDVYLKLAERTAFANKNNADVFISLHCNSMPKGHSKVAGFEIYIMALPSDKDAMNLAIVENREISGDAHSAAEIQKADKKTQLLLKILGDMQQNNKIGESTALTEVLNARAKKSGLPMRKVAQAPFFVLRGAAMPAVLVEMGYLTNAAEAQRLNTAAYRDKICRSLADGIIEYIETHRAQ